From a region of the Corvus cornix cornix isolate S_Up_H32 chromosome 2, ASM73873v5, whole genome shotgun sequence genome:
- the TMEM106B gene encoding transmembrane protein 106B, which yields MGKSLSHLPMHTCKEDGYDGSSVSDNVRNGLVHSEVHNEDSRCGDVSQFPYVEFTGRDSVTCPTCQGTGRIPRGQENQLVALIPYSDQRLRPRRTKLYVTASVTVCLLLSGLAVFFLFPRSIDVEYIGVKSVYVTYEQDRRIIYLNITNTLNITNNNYYSVEVANITAQVQFSKTVIGKARLNNITNIGPLDMKQIDYMVPTVIQDEMSYMYDFCTLPSIKVHNIVVMMQVTVTTSYLGHPEQISQERYQYVDCGGNTTYQLGQSEYLNVLQPPQ from the exons ATGGGAAAATCACTTTCTCACCTGCCAATGCATACCTGCAAGGAAGATGGCTATGATGGAAGCTCAGTGTCTGATAACGTGAGGAACGGTTTAGTTCACTCAGAAGTGCACAATGAAGACAGCAGATGTGGAGATGTATCCCAGTTTCCGTATGTGGAATTTACAGGAAGAGACAGTGTGACCTGCCCAAcctgccagggaacaggaaGAATTCCACGag GGCAGGAAAATCAGCTGGTAGCACTAATTCCATACAGTGATCAGAGACTGAGGCCAAGAAGAAC aaagcTCTATGTGACTGCTTCTGTAACTGTGTGTTTACTACTTTCTGGGCTggctgtatttttcttgtttcctcgCTCGATTGACGTTGAGTACATTGGTGTGAAGTCAGTATATGTCACTTATGAACAGGATAGACGGATAATCTATCTAAATATTACA aacACACTGAATATAACCAATAACAACTATTACTCTGTTGAAGTGGCAAATATCACAGCCCAAGTTCAGTTTTCAAAAACAGTTATTGGCAAGGCACGGTTAAACAATATCACCAACATTGGTCCACTGGATATGAAACAG attgaTTATATGGTGCCTACAGTCATACAAGATGAAATGAGCTACATGTA tgacTTCTGTACTTTACCATCTATCAAAGTACATAACATTGTAGTGATGATGCA aGTGACAGTGACAACCTCGTACTTAGGCCACCCTGAGCAAATATCCCAGGAGAGATACCAGTATGTGGACTGTGGAGGAAACACGACCTACCAACTGGGCCAGTCAGAATATTTAAATGTCCTTCAGCCTCCACAGTAA